The Chitinispirillales bacterium sequence ATGTGTCCGCTTATAGAAATATAGCGCATCGTCTAAAGCGTAGATTTAAGATAAAATATCTTTGCACAGACGGAAACTATGCTTACGATAAAGTAAATATAGCCCAACGCCATTTGATAAGTTTATGTTTTGTGGCTTACAAAGTTTATAAAGAGTTTGAACGCATTTTGAAGATAAAAAATATCGACTTAAGTGTTGACAAAATCATAAATATAGCAAAAACCATTACGACATTGAAAATCAAACTGCCCACAAGCGGAGAAACGATTAGCAAAACAATGCAGATAACGCAAAAACATAAATCTATTGCACTATTATTTGACGAAAATTTTTGGTCGCCTTAAAATGAGTGTCGCATTGATGAAGTCAGGTGTATTATGGAAACTTATACAGTTTATTCCAGAAAAACATCGGCGTTCCTTTTGCGAAATGCGGAACAATGAGCGATGTCGCTTTGGTGATTCCGTTTATTTCACCTGAAATTTTACGCTTAATCCCCTCCGAATTGTCAAACGGATAAACGGCGGTTGCGGGGATTATTTTTTTTTCGTCGGCAAACTTGTGTTTCCGGTAAACTGCAAATTTTTCATAACCGCAGTTTTGCGCCGTTTTCACAATTTTTTCATTCCACGAACCGTATGGAAACGACAACGCCGATACGGGTTTTCCGGTCAATTTTTCTATTTTTGCTTTTGAATGAACTAGCTCGCCGTACAAATCGTTTTCGTCAAGAAGCGTTAAATCAAGATGCCTGACGCCGTGGCTTGCGATTTCCCAGCCGAAATCCGATAATTCTTTTATGTTTTCGGCGGACATCATATTTTTTGTACTATAAAAATCGTCGATTTTTTCGTTTTCGATAATGCCGCTTGCGATAAATACCGTCGCCGTCAAATTATATTTTTTTAATATCGGATAAGCGATATCAAATACGGATTTGTCGCCGTCGTCAAAAACTATTGAAATATTGTTTTCGCTTTGCATTGAATATTGCGAAAAAACGACCGCCTTTTTGGACGATAAACAAATTTGTTCGCAAAATTTATATAATTGTTTTGCCGAGATCTGCGAGAGTGATTTGGGATGTTTTTTTGATATTCTATGAAAAAGCAAAACGCCCGTTTTTTTGCTCTTTTGTGAAAAACAAAGCAAAATAAGACCGATGAAAAACGGTATCGCTGTAAGTGAGAAAAAAATAACCATCGCTTGAGTATTCTATTTTTATCTTTTTAGCAATTTATCAAAAAAACTTTTTTTATATTTCGGATTGACCGGCATTTTCTTTTTTGCTATAATTTGTTCCATTTTTTTAGAATTTACATCTACCGATGTATATAATATGGTTTCCGGTGAAATCCATGCGCCATCCTGTCTATTTTCAAATGCCGCTTTTATAGGGTTAATTTCTGCATTATCGACAGGAACGGTAATTATGTTTTCCGGTTCTTCAAATAAGACGTCCTCAACGATAGGATCGTATTTTTTCATTTTGGAATTCGTGGACCGATCTTGATCTGACGAAGCGCCGTATTCCATAGCGGTATCCAATATGACGTCTTGAATAACAATTTCATGTTTTTGCGGTTCGGAAATTTCAAATTCGTCATTTTTAACTTCGTCGTTTTTGACTTCAACGCCAAACGTATCGTCCAAATAAATTTCTGAATAACTTTCGGAATGTTGTATTGCGGTTTCTTTGTTTTCTTCAGGAATTTGTATTTTTTGTTCGTCGTCTTTTTTCTTATCGGCTGAAATGTCTTTTATTTCCGTAACGCCTTCGTCAAAATACGAATCGTAAACCGATACCGTCTCAGAACCTTTTTGATTCTTTACGTCGTACGATTCTTTATCGGTGTCGGCTTTATCGTCGTCAAGGAACACGTCGGAATAATTTTCTTTGTCCGAAGTCTTGTTTTTTTGTTGTATTACAGGCGAATCTTCATAATCGGAGATAATCTCAATTTCATCTTTCGGCAAGGCTGTGTTTGGTTCCACATTCGTTTTTTTCTTGCCGTTTTTAGTACCTGCCATTAAAATCTCCCAAATTTTAGAAAATTCAAATTACTACTAACCGTCTATGATCTATGCAAAAACTCATTATACATTACATAAAAATAAAGTTCTGTCGTTTCGACAGAACAAAAAATAAGGACTTTGACTAAAGATACACTCTAAAAGAACATGCAAAAATCGTACTATCTGAGAGCTCTGTTTACATGCTCTTTATCTACATTCCTTTTAATAGCGTCTGCGAACGAACGGTCTAATTCAATA is a genomic window containing:
- a CDS encoding polysaccharide deacetylase family protein encodes the protein MVIFFSLTAIPFFIGLILLCFSQKSKKTGVLLFHRISKKHPKSLSQISAKQLYKFCEQICLSSKKAVVFSQYSMQSENNISIVFDDGDKSVFDIAYPILKKYNLTATVFIASGIIENEKIDDFYSTKNMMSAENIKELSDFGWEIASHGVRHLDLTLLDENDLYGELVHSKAKIEKLTGKPVSALSFPYGSWNEKIVKTAQNCGYEKFAVYRKHKFADEKKIIPATAVYPFDNSEGIKRKISGEINGITKATSLIVPHFAKGTPMFFWNKLYKFP